The region CGACGTCGTCGCGCGCACCGACGCTGCGGTGGCCCCGCTCCTCGTCAAGCACGGCCTGACCCCTGCCACCGCACACCTGCTGTGGCTGGTCGATCCGGCCGCGGCGCCGCCGTCGATGAAGGCGCTGGCAGAGCAGCTGGGGTGCGCACCCTCCAACGTGACCTTCCTCAGCCAGCACCTGGAGACCCGCGGCCTCGCGTTCCGCACCCGGTCGACGGCCGATCGGCGCCAGCGTGTCCTCGGCCTGACCGACGCCGGCGTCGCCGCGCGTGCTGCCGTCGTCGAGCAGGTCGCCCGTCACTCCCCGTTGGCCGACCTCGACGACGCGGCGCTCGACGCCGTCCTCGACGCGCTCCGAGCAGGTCGAGGCGCGCCGTGACCGACGTGCTGGTGATCGGGTCGATCAATGCCGACGTGACCTTCCGCAGCGCCCACTTCGCCGCTCCCGGGGAGACCGTGGTCGCCGAGCAGATCACGCACGCCACCGGCGGCAAGGGAGCCAACCAGGCCGTCGCCGTGGCGCGCGCCGGCGCCGCGGCGAGGCTCGTCGGTGCGGTGGGCGAGGATCCCGCGGGTCGCACCCAGGTGGAGGCGCTCGCGGCCGAGGGCGTCGACACGGACGCGATCACGGTGAGCGGCGTCGCGCCGACCGGCACGGCCTTCGTGGTGGTGGTGTCGTCGGGCGAGAACTCCATCGTCGTGGGCAGGGGAGCCAACGCCACCCTCGACCCCGAGCGTGTCCGAGCCGAGGTGAGCACCACGACCGCGTCCGTCCTCCTGCTGTCGTCGGAGGCCGGCGAGGCCATCGTCGACGCTGCTGCCGGTGCAGCGGCAGACGCCGGCACTCCCCGCGTGGTGGTCAACAACGGTCCGTGGCTCCCGCTCGCGCCTCGGAGCCTCGCCGTGGCCGATCCCCTCGTGGTCAACGAGCACGAGGCGCGCCACGCCTGCCCGGAGGCCGCCGAGCTGTCGGGCACCGACCTCGCCGACGCCGTGCGGCACGCGCACGGATCGAGGTCGGTCGTGGTCACGCACGGCTCGGACGGAGTCGCGCTGAGCGGGGACCTGACGCGGTGGTTCGACGCGGTGCCGGCGTCCGTCGTCGCCGACACCACCGGTGCG is a window of Nocardioides oleivorans DNA encoding:
- a CDS encoding MarR family winged helix-turn-helix transcriptional regulator, which gives rise to MGRSRRERQAEVLLAMHDVVARTDAAVAPLLVKHGLTPATAHLLWLVDPAAAPPSMKALAEQLGCAPSNVTFLSQHLETRGLAFRTRSTADRRQRVLGLTDAGVAARAAVVEQVARHSPLADLDDAALDAVLDALRAGRGAP
- a CDS encoding PfkB family carbohydrate kinase, whose translation is MTDVLVIGSINADVTFRSAHFAAPGETVVAEQITHATGGKGANQAVAVARAGAAARLVGAVGEDPAGRTQVEALAAEGVDTDAITVSGVAPTGTAFVVVVSSGENSIVVGRGANATLDPERVRAEVSTTTASVLLLSSEAGEAIVDAAAGAAADAGTPRVVVNNGPWLPLAPRSLAVADPLVVNEHEARHACPEAAELSGTDLADAVRHAHGSRSVVVTHGSDGVALSGDLTRWFDAVPASVVADTTGAGDAFVGTLAAALARGTTLEQAVRLGQEAGARAVSRHGAR